From a single Pseudomonas sp. A34-9 genomic region:
- a CDS encoding DUF1656 domain-containing protein: MSIDFEIGGVYLPPIAQALLLAIPIFMLLDWGLRRLGVLRLVWHEALFEGALYACVCATLILLMGG; this comes from the coding sequence TTGTCCATTGATTTCGAGATTGGCGGTGTCTATCTGCCGCCCATTGCCCAGGCGCTATTGTTGGCCATACCGATATTCATGCTGCTCGACTGGGGGTTGCGGCGTCTGGGTGTGCTGCGTCTGGTCTGGCATGAAGCGCTGTTCGAAGGCGCCTTGTATGCCTGCGTCTGTGCCACGCTGATTCTGCTGATGGGAGGCTGA
- a CDS encoding HlyD family secretion protein, which translates to MKVLFTRLITLAVVLLAIVLGWFAWEHYTRAPWTRDARVRADVVTLSADVSGRIVSLAVQDNQHVDKGQLLMEIDPARYRLAVEHSRRSVEVAKATLGQSQAAIVASEALLKQRQSEERRRRTLKQGFAISGEEWEKSSTDVAVAQADLLRNQANLGLAEANVQLAIAAMTQAELDLQRTRVESPVSGYVTNLLTREGDYAVAGGALLALVDSDSFYISGYFEETKLPRITEGARVRVQLMSGETFGGTVQSIAFAIADRENAPGSRLLANINPSYTWVKLAQRVPVRIDIDGDYAGKNRLRAGTTATVTVLEN; encoded by the coding sequence TTGAAAGTGTTATTCACGCGATTGATCACATTGGCAGTGGTGCTACTGGCGATCGTGCTTGGCTGGTTCGCCTGGGAGCATTACACCCGCGCACCATGGACTCGCGATGCCCGGGTCAGAGCCGATGTGGTGACGTTGTCGGCGGATGTCTCGGGGCGCATTGTCAGTCTGGCCGTGCAGGACAACCAGCATGTCGACAAGGGGCAACTGTTGATGGAGATCGACCCGGCGCGCTATAGGTTGGCGGTGGAGCATTCGCGACGTTCAGTGGAAGTGGCCAAGGCAACACTGGGCCAGTCGCAAGCGGCCATCGTTGCCAGTGAAGCCTTGCTCAAGCAGCGGCAAAGCGAAGAGCGCAGGCGGCGTACGCTCAAGCAGGGTTTCGCGATTTCCGGGGAAGAGTGGGAGAAATCCAGTACCGATGTGGCGGTGGCCCAGGCGGATCTTTTACGTAATCAGGCCAATCTCGGCCTTGCCGAAGCCAACGTGCAGTTGGCGATTGCCGCGATGACTCAGGCCGAACTGGACTTGCAGCGCACCCGCGTCGAGTCCCCGGTGAGCGGCTATGTCACCAACCTGCTGACCCGTGAGGGCGATTATGCGGTGGCCGGTGGCGCGTTGTTGGCGCTGGTCGACAGTGATTCGTTCTACATCAGTGGTTATTTCGAAGAAACCAAATTGCCGCGAATTACAGAGGGCGCTCGGGTACGCGTGCAATTAATGAGTGGGGAGACCTTTGGTGGCACAGTGCAGAGCATTGCCTTCGCCATCGCCGACCGGGAAAACGCCCCGGGAAGTCGGTTACTGGCCAACATCAACCCGAGTTACACGTGGGTAAAACTGGCACAGCGAGTGCCGGTGCGGATCGACATTGATGGCGACTATGCCGGCAAAAACCGCTTGCGTGCCGGCACCACAGCCACCGTCACAGTTCTGGAAAACTGA
- a CDS encoding tetratricopeptide repeat protein, whose product MPQSRRYLLISLGLVLVILVAWLSVRSTAPVIPDAIKHGYSEALNAARTGEPGAARQLYQQLGRPDISIKRRVWLHGELPNYPSPQALKLADTDLQNEAPEVRLAAIKSVVGLVPGGQRSLLLGPLLEDEEHTVRFAAINALLGLTPDELGLYFAPLQQAIDGWEQTLKAQPESAANYAQLARLHLHNAELKEAQVALDNTLRLEPGNLQALVMQIDVLDRQGQTDAARQLLGQQLKAQPDSAYLQHALGLWLLHHDQREYALLGLSKAVELEPDNKDYRYDLATTLHSAEELEAAQKQLQEIVQRHPADRKARVLLINYWKESGQLQNVQILLAQLEQLNPDDPALQQGL is encoded by the coding sequence ATGCCTCAGTCTCGCCGCTACCTGCTTATCAGCCTGGGCCTTGTGCTTGTCATCCTCGTGGCCTGGTTATCTGTGCGCAGTACCGCCCCGGTCATACCCGATGCGATCAAACACGGCTACAGCGAAGCGCTGAATGCCGCCCGCACCGGCGAGCCGGGCGCGGCGCGTCAGCTGTATCAGCAACTGGGCCGTCCGGACATCTCGATCAAGCGCCGCGTGTGGCTGCATGGTGAACTGCCTAATTACCCGAGCCCGCAGGCATTGAAACTGGCTGACACTGACCTACAGAACGAAGCCCCCGAAGTGCGGTTGGCGGCGATCAAAAGTGTGGTGGGACTCGTGCCGGGCGGGCAACGCAGCCTGTTGCTTGGCCCCCTGCTTGAGGATGAGGAGCACACCGTACGCTTTGCTGCGATCAATGCCCTGCTGGGCTTGACGCCGGATGAACTGGGTCTGTATTTCGCGCCTCTGCAACAAGCAATAGACGGCTGGGAACAAACGCTCAAGGCACAACCGGAAAGCGCCGCCAACTACGCGCAACTCGCCCGGCTGCATCTTCACAACGCCGAACTCAAGGAGGCGCAGGTCGCGCTCGACAATACCCTGCGCCTGGAACCGGGCAATCTGCAGGCATTGGTGATGCAGATCGATGTCCTCGATCGCCAGGGCCAGACCGACGCCGCCCGGCAACTGCTGGGCCAGCAACTCAAGGCACAACCTGATTCTGCCTATTTGCAACATGCCCTGGGTCTCTGGTTGCTGCACCACGATCAACGGGAGTACGCCCTGCTCGGCTTGTCCAAGGCCGTCGAACTTGAGCCAGACAACAAGGACTATCGCTACGACCTCGCTACCACCCTGCACAGCGCCGAGGAACTGGAAGCGGCACAAAAGCAATTGCAGGAAATCGTCCAGCGCCACCCCGCTGACCGCAAAGCGCGGGTCTTGTTGATCAACTACTGGAAAGAAAGCGGTCAACTGCAGAATGTGCAAATCCTGTTGGCACAGCTGGAGCAGCTCAATCCGGATGATCCGGCATTGCAGCAGGGCCTCTGA
- the mexE gene encoding multidrug efflux RND transporter periplasmic adaptor subunit MexE — protein MEQSFKHLRFPLALLAVLVMSACGKTPETAATLPAAKVSVAKVLEQPVNEWDEFTGRLEAPETVEIRPRVSGQIDDVAFTEGALVKKGDLLFQIDPRPFQAEVRRLEALVAQSRANATRSENEAGRGERLRASNAISAELADSRTSAAQEARAAVGALQAQLDLAKLNLSFTRVTAPISGRVSRAEITAGNLVTADTTPLTSVVSTDRVYAYFDADERVFLKYTQLARNGQRGATTPVYMGLSNEDGNPHLGQMNFVDNQVNPKTGTIRGRAVFDNSDGTYTPGLYARLKLVGSGTYNAMLINDEAVGTDLGKKFVLVMDADNKTAYRAVELGPKIEGLRIVRTGLNKDDTIIVKGLQRVRPGSPVTPEVVPMASEQTIAALAQQRQALEASNLPKVAPAKGASGAVVKLAATTPRG, from the coding sequence ATGGAACAGTCATTCAAACATTTGCGCTTCCCGTTGGCCCTGTTGGCCGTACTGGTGATGAGCGCCTGCGGCAAGACTCCGGAGACTGCCGCCACCCTGCCCGCTGCGAAAGTCAGCGTGGCCAAGGTGCTGGAACAACCGGTCAACGAGTGGGACGAATTCACCGGGCGCCTCGAAGCGCCGGAAACCGTTGAAATCCGTCCACGGGTCTCCGGCCAGATCGACGACGTCGCTTTCACTGAAGGCGCACTGGTCAAGAAAGGCGATCTGCTGTTCCAGATCGACCCGCGTCCGTTCCAGGCTGAAGTTCGCCGCCTCGAAGCCCTGGTAGCCCAATCCCGCGCCAACGCCACCCGCAGTGAAAACGAAGCCGGCCGGGGTGAACGTCTGCGCGCCAGCAACGCCATTTCCGCCGAATTGGCCGATTCGCGCACCAGCGCCGCACAGGAAGCCCGCGCCGCCGTCGGTGCCCTGCAAGCACAACTGGATCTGGCCAAGCTGAACCTCAGCTTCACCCGCGTCACCGCGCCGATCAGTGGCCGCGTCAGCCGTGCCGAAATCACCGCCGGCAACCTGGTGACCGCCGACACCACGCCACTGACCAGCGTGGTTTCCACCGACCGCGTCTACGCCTACTTCGACGCCGACGAGCGTGTGTTCCTCAAATACACCCAGCTCGCCCGCAACGGTCAACGCGGCGCCACGACCCCGGTGTACATGGGCCTGTCCAACGAAGACGGCAACCCGCACCTCGGTCAGATGAACTTCGTCGACAACCAGGTCAACCCGAAAACCGGCACCATCCGTGGTCGCGCGGTGTTCGACAACAGCGATGGCACCTACACCCCGGGCCTGTACGCACGCCTGAAGCTGGTCGGCAGCGGCACCTACAACGCCATGCTGATCAACGATGAAGCGGTCGGCACTGACCTGGGCAAGAAATTCGTGCTGGTAATGGATGCGGACAACAAAACCGCGTACCGCGCCGTCGAACTCGGTCCGAAAATCGAAGGCCTGCGCATCGTCCGTACCGGCCTGAACAAGGACGACACGATCATCGTCAAGGGTCTGCAACGGGTTCGTCCTGGTTCACCGGTTACCCCGGAAGTGGTGCCGATGGCCAGCGAACAGACCATCGCGGCACTCGCTCAACAACGTCAAGCGCTGGAAGCCAGCAACCTGCCCAAAGTCGCCCCTGCCAAAGGTGCGTCCGGTGCGGTTGTGAAGCTGGCTGCTACGACCCCACGCGGTTAA
- a CDS encoding TolC family protein produces MSLKVFLPSLLVLALSACAVGPDYKTPTTEAANITSATDGAAGQKNFDRSKFEGIWWQQFDDPTLNQLVTQSLQGNRELRVAFARWKAARAIRDDVSNDAMPTITSRASSDLAKGQIPGQTTKRVNSERYDLGLDMAWELDLFGRIQRNLESADAEQQAVEADLYQLQVTMIAELVDAYGQLRGAQLREKIAVANLNNQQESRKITISLRDAGVGDQLDVERADARLASVEASVPQLQAEQVRQKNRIATLLGERPDKLTVDLSPKDLPAIAKALPIGDPGELLQRRPDILSAERKLASATARIGVAKADLFPRVSLSGFLGWTAGRGSQIGSSAANAWALGPSITWAAFDLGSVRARLRGADADAEGALATYEQQVLLALEESENAFSDYGKRQQRLISLIRQSESSRKAADLAEIRYREGTTDFLVLLDAQRERLNAEDSQAQAEVDLYRGIVAIYKALGGGWQPETVASK; encoded by the coding sequence ATGAGTCTGAAAGTCTTCCTGCCGAGCCTGTTGGTGCTGGCCCTGAGTGCCTGCGCCGTCGGCCCTGACTACAAGACCCCGACGACGGAGGCGGCGAACATCACGTCCGCCACCGACGGCGCCGCCGGCCAGAAGAACTTCGACCGTTCGAAATTCGAAGGCATCTGGTGGCAGCAGTTCGACGATCCGACCCTCAACCAGTTGGTGACGCAATCGCTGCAAGGCAACCGTGAACTGCGCGTAGCATTCGCTCGCTGGAAAGCCGCCCGGGCGATCCGCGACGACGTCAGCAACGATGCGATGCCGACCATCACCAGCCGCGCCAGCAGTGATCTGGCCAAGGGGCAAATCCCCGGCCAGACCACCAAACGGGTCAACAGTGAGCGCTACGACCTGGGGCTGGACATGGCCTGGGAGCTGGACTTGTTCGGCCGTATCCAGCGCAATCTGGAATCGGCCGACGCCGAGCAGCAAGCGGTTGAGGCTGATCTCTACCAACTGCAAGTCACCATGATTGCCGAACTGGTCGATGCTTACGGTCAACTGCGTGGTGCGCAACTGCGCGAAAAGATCGCCGTGGCCAACCTGAACAACCAGCAGGAGTCGCGCAAGATCACCATCAGCCTGCGTGATGCCGGCGTTGGCGATCAACTCGACGTCGAACGGGCCGATGCGCGTCTGGCCTCGGTCGAAGCCAGCGTGCCGCAATTGCAGGCAGAACAGGTTCGGCAGAAAAACCGTATCGCCACCCTGCTGGGCGAGCGTCCGGACAAACTGACTGTCGATCTGAGCCCGAAAGACTTGCCGGCGATTGCCAAGGCCTTGCCGATCGGTGATCCGGGCGAACTGCTGCAGCGTCGTCCGGACATTCTCAGCGCTGAACGCAAACTGGCTTCGGCCACGGCGCGTATCGGCGTGGCGAAAGCCGATCTGTTCCCTCGGGTCAGCCTTAGCGGCTTCCTCGGCTGGACGGCCGGGCGTGGTTCGCAGATCGGTTCCTCGGCGGCCAACGCCTGGGCACTCGGCCCGAGCATCACCTGGGCGGCGTTCGACCTTGGCAGCGTGCGCGCCCGTTTGCGTGGCGCCGATGCTGATGCCGAAGGCGCACTGGCGACTTACGAGCAACAAGTACTGCTGGCACTGGAAGAGTCGGAAAACGCTTTCAGCGATTACGGCAAGCGTCAGCAACGCCTGATCTCGCTGATTCGCCAAAGTGAATCGAGCCGCAAGGCTGCCGACCTGGCTGAAATCCGCTATCGCGAAGGGACAACTGATTTCCTCGTGCTCCTCGACGCTCAACGTGAACGGTTGAATGCCGAAGACAGTCAGGCCCAGGCTGAAGTCGATCTGTATCGCGGCATAGTCGCGATCTACAAGGCCCTTGGCGGCGGCTGGCAACCGGAGACTGTCGCCAGCAAGTAA
- a CDS encoding FUSC family protein: MPALFNYFKAVIHPGQPALLFALRTIVAGLLTLYLAFLFDLDQPKWSIMAVVIVSQPLAGMALARSFGQVIGTTLGAAVAVVIMAIFPQAPLPFITTLALWLALCTAGGTLLRYTSSQAFVLSGYTAVVVALLAIPDQDGTFLLAVTRVTETLLAVACVCVVSLLTARPQAVAKGYFAKVDQVIKLAASHAAAVLRTEESEADFQRRQMQLLGEISALEGLRRHLYFDAPRLRSANHLVLLLGNQLMLLTSRLTALRHQRELLTERWEGDLPLDIQRLRADELALLDQLAEQGRSLPEPTRHRFITLQQQFEALAYQAEQLTEDMSATLRSLAWALRWEQARLLQQLEQILELSDAIQEGREASCLYRGQVSPLHLDFTLASMNAIRAFTALLVAGLIWIETAGDGARGGMILVGILCSLMATFPRPLIAAQSYARGLGLALVVSAFYQFMLVPAVSDFELLALLLAPLLYVIAIGLASPATAGIGMGLGLSSFLMLGPQNVGTGQNTAIQWFEFAGAYVSAAMLALIVYAWIFPFRPAWRLRRLYNEAREQVYALSKTAATDEQQFAFESRMVDRLTSMLGLLPAVNGRAMQQLYEISLACVALGVAMHQMRQQAHNNALLTDSFNQRLASVVHKTGRFVAGRQDVQLAPLLITLHTLGDELDELHVASHEHVWSLFRMRVALLIVVSFLQRHGDAIQHSVPEGEAALVH; the protein is encoded by the coding sequence ATGCCAGCCCTGTTCAATTACTTCAAGGCCGTGATCCACCCCGGTCAACCCGCTCTGCTGTTTGCCCTGCGAACCATTGTGGCGGGGTTGCTGACGCTGTATCTGGCGTTCTTGTTCGATCTCGATCAGCCGAAATGGTCGATCATGGCGGTGGTCATCGTCAGCCAGCCGTTGGCCGGGATGGCGCTGGCGCGCAGTTTCGGCCAGGTGATCGGCACGACACTCGGGGCTGCGGTGGCGGTAGTGATCATGGCGATCTTTCCCCAGGCCCCGCTGCCATTCATTACCACTCTGGCCCTGTGGCTGGCGTTGTGCACGGCCGGCGGCACGTTGCTGCGCTACACCAGCTCGCAAGCGTTTGTGCTTAGTGGTTACACCGCTGTGGTCGTGGCGCTATTGGCAATTCCCGACCAGGACGGCACGTTTCTATTGGCCGTTACGCGTGTCACTGAAACCTTGCTGGCCGTGGCGTGCGTGTGTGTCGTCAGCCTGCTGACAGCGCGCCCGCAAGCTGTGGCCAAGGGTTATTTCGCCAAAGTCGATCAAGTCATCAAACTGGCCGCCAGTCACGCAGCGGCGGTGCTTCGCACGGAAGAAAGCGAGGCCGATTTCCAGCGCCGGCAAATGCAATTGCTCGGTGAGATCAGTGCCCTCGAAGGCCTGCGCCGGCATTTGTATTTCGATGCGCCACGATTACGCAGCGCCAACCACCTGGTGCTGCTGCTGGGCAATCAACTGATGCTGTTGACCTCGCGATTGACCGCGCTGCGCCATCAGCGAGAACTCCTCACCGAGCGTTGGGAGGGTGATCTGCCGCTGGACATCCAGCGACTGCGTGCGGACGAACTGGCGCTTCTCGATCAGTTGGCGGAGCAGGGTCGATCGCTGCCCGAGCCCACACGTCACCGGTTTATCACGCTGCAGCAACAGTTCGAGGCTCTCGCTTATCAGGCTGAACAACTGACCGAAGACATGAGCGCCACATTGCGTTCACTGGCCTGGGCGTTGCGCTGGGAGCAAGCGCGGCTGTTGCAGCAACTCGAGCAGATCCTCGAATTGAGCGATGCCATCCAGGAAGGGCGCGAGGCCAGTTGCCTCTATCGCGGTCAGGTCAGCCCGCTGCATCTGGATTTCACCCTGGCGTCGATGAACGCGATCCGCGCTTTCACTGCGTTGCTGGTGGCCGGGTTGATCTGGATCGAAACCGCGGGGGACGGTGCGCGGGGCGGGATGATTCTGGTGGGAATCCTCTGCTCGCTGATGGCTACTTTTCCACGTCCACTGATAGCCGCGCAGAGTTATGCACGAGGCTTGGGGCTGGCGCTGGTGGTCTCGGCGTTCTATCAATTCATGCTGGTGCCGGCGGTCAGTGATTTCGAGCTGTTGGCATTACTGCTGGCGCCGCTGCTGTATGTGATCGCAATTGGTCTGGCCAGCCCGGCGACGGCGGGCATCGGCATGGGGCTGGGGTTGTCGAGTTTCCTGATGCTCGGTCCGCAGAATGTCGGTACCGGGCAGAACACGGCGATTCAATGGTTCGAATTCGCCGGTGCCTACGTCAGTGCGGCCATGCTCGCCCTGATCGTATATGCGTGGATTTTCCCGTTTCGCCCGGCATGGCGCCTTCGCCGTTTGTATAACGAAGCGCGCGAGCAGGTGTATGCACTGAGCAAAACCGCGGCGACCGATGAACAACAGTTCGCCTTCGAAAGCCGCATGGTGGATCGCCTGACCAGCATGCTCGGCCTGCTGCCGGCGGTGAATGGCCGCGCGATGCAGCAACTGTACGAAATCAGCCTGGCGTGTGTTGCGCTGGGTGTGGCGATGCATCAGATGCGTCAGCAGGCCCACAACAATGCGCTGCTGACAGACTCCTTCAATCAGCGTCTGGCTTCGGTAGTGCACAAAACCGGGCGTTTTGTCGCCGGGCGTCAGGATGTGCAGTTGGCGCCACTGCTGATCACACTGCACACACTGGGCGACGAACTGGATGAACTGCACGTCGCCAGTCATGAGCATGTGTGGTCGCTGTTTCGCATGCGCGTGGCCCTGTTGATCGTCGTGTCGTTCCTGCAGCGCCACGGTGACGCCATCCAGCATTCCGTCCCGGAAGGAGAAGCGGCCCTTGTCCATTGA
- a CDS encoding efflux RND transporter permease subunit — protein sequence MNFSQFFISRPIFAAVLSLLILIAGAISLFQLPISEYPEVVPPTVVVRANFPGANPKVIGETVAAPLEQAITGVENMLYMSSQSTADGKITLTITFALGTDLDNAQVQVQNRVTRTEPKLPEEVTRIGITVDKASPDLTMVVHLTSPDKRYDMLYLSNYAILNIKDELARLGGVGDVQLFGMGDYSLRVWLDPNKTASRNLTATDVVTAIREQNRQVAAGQLGAPPAPNAQSFQLSVNTQGRLVSEEEFENIIIRAGDNGEITRLKDIARVELGSSQYALRSLLNNQPAVAIPIFQRPGSNAIDISNEVRGKMEELKKGFPQGMDYSIVYDPTIFVRGSIEAVVHTLFEALILVVLVVILFLQTWRASIIPLVAVPVSLIGTFAVMHLFGFSLNALSLFGLVLAIGIVVDDAIVVVENVERNIELGLTPVEATKRAMREVTGPIIATALVLCAVFIPAAFISGLTGQFYKQFALTIAISTVISAFNSLTLSPALAAVLLKSHDAPKDRFSKVLDKIFGGWLFRPFNRFFDRASHGYVGTVGRVIRSSGIALLLYAGLMVLTFFGFSNTPTGFVPGQDKQYLVAFAQLPDAASLDRTEDVIKRMSDLALKQPGVESAVAFPGLSINGFTNSPNAGIVFVTLKPFDERKDPSMSAGAIAGALNGQYANIQEAYMAIFPPPPVQGLGTIGGFRLQIEDRGNLGYDELYKETMNIINKSHSVPELAGLFTSYTVNVPQVDAAIDREKAKTHGVAVSDIFDTLQIYLGSLYANDFNRFGRTYQVNVQAEQQFRLESDQIGQLKVRNNKGEMIPLATFIKVSDTSGPDRVMHYNGFITAEINGAAAPGYSSGQAEKAIEKLLKDELPNGMTYEWTDLTYQQILSGNTALFVFPLCVLLAFLVLAAQYESWSLPLAVILIVPMTLLSAITGVIISGGDNNIFTQIGLIVLVGLACKNAILIVEFAKDKQEEGLNPLAAVLEACRLRLRPILMTSFAFIMGVVPLVFSSGAGAEMRHAMGVAVFSGMLGVTFFGLLLTPVFYVLIRNFVERGEQRKAAKALTLQKPLEAHQ from the coding sequence ATGAATTTTTCCCAATTCTTCATTTCACGGCCGATCTTCGCAGCGGTGCTCTCGCTGTTGATCCTGATCGCCGGTGCGATCTCGCTGTTCCAGCTACCGATCAGCGAATACCCGGAAGTCGTGCCACCCACCGTGGTGGTACGTGCCAACTTCCCGGGCGCTAACCCTAAAGTCATCGGTGAAACCGTGGCGGCTCCGCTGGAGCAGGCCATCACCGGCGTCGAGAACATGCTGTACATGTCCTCGCAGTCGACCGCCGACGGCAAGATCACCCTGACCATCACCTTCGCCCTGGGCACTGACCTGGACAACGCGCAGGTGCAGGTGCAAAACCGGGTGACCCGTACCGAGCCGAAACTTCCCGAGGAAGTGACGCGCATCGGTATCACCGTCGACAAGGCCTCGCCCGACCTGACCATGGTTGTGCACTTGACCTCGCCGGACAAGCGCTACGACATGCTCTACCTGTCCAACTACGCGATCCTCAACATCAAGGATGAGCTCGCTCGTCTGGGCGGTGTCGGTGACGTGCAGTTGTTCGGTATGGGCGACTACTCGTTGCGTGTCTGGCTCGACCCGAACAAGACCGCTTCGCGCAACCTGACCGCGACCGATGTCGTCACCGCGATCCGTGAGCAGAACCGTCAGGTGGCTGCCGGGCAACTGGGTGCGCCGCCTGCCCCGAATGCCCAGAGCTTCCAGCTGTCGGTCAACACTCAGGGCCGTCTGGTCTCCGAGGAAGAGTTCGAGAACATCATCATTCGCGCAGGCGACAACGGTGAAATCACTCGCCTCAAGGACATCGCTCGGGTTGAACTGGGATCCAGCCAATACGCCCTGCGTTCGTTGCTGAACAACCAGCCTGCTGTAGCGATCCCGATCTTCCAGCGTCCGGGTTCCAACGCCATCGACATCTCGAACGAAGTTCGCGGCAAGATGGAAGAGCTGAAGAAAGGCTTCCCGCAAGGCATGGACTACAGCATCGTCTATGACCCGACGATCTTCGTGCGTGGCTCGATCGAGGCGGTGGTTCACACCCTCTTCGAAGCGCTGATCCTCGTGGTTTTGGTGGTGATCCTGTTCCTGCAAACCTGGCGCGCTTCGATCATTCCGTTGGTGGCGGTGCCGGTATCGTTGATCGGTACGTTTGCGGTGATGCACCTGTTCGGTTTCTCGCTCAACGCGCTGTCGCTGTTCGGTCTGGTGTTGGCCATCGGTATCGTGGTGGACGACGCCATCGTGGTGGTGGAAAACGTCGAACGGAACATTGAACTCGGACTCACACCGGTCGAAGCAACCAAACGGGCGATGCGTGAAGTCACCGGCCCGATCATCGCAACGGCCCTGGTGCTGTGTGCAGTGTTCATCCCGGCAGCTTTCATCTCTGGCCTCACCGGGCAGTTCTACAAGCAGTTCGCACTGACCATCGCTATTTCGACGGTGATCTCTGCGTTCAACTCGCTGACCCTGTCGCCCGCACTGGCCGCTGTATTGCTCAAAAGCCATGACGCGCCGAAAGACCGCTTCTCCAAGGTGCTCGACAAGATTTTCGGTGGCTGGCTGTTCCGTCCGTTCAACCGCTTCTTCGACCGCGCCAGCCATGGCTACGTCGGCACGGTGGGCCGGGTTATCCGCAGCAGCGGCATCGCCCTTCTGCTCTACGCCGGTCTGATGGTGCTGACCTTCTTCGGTTTCTCCAACACCCCGACCGGCTTCGTACCTGGCCAGGACAAGCAATACCTCGTAGCTTTCGCGCAACTGCCGGACGCCGCGAGCCTGGATCGCACTGAAGACGTGATCAAACGCATGTCCGACCTGGCGCTGAAACAGCCAGGCGTGGAAAGCGCCGTTGCGTTCCCGGGCCTGTCGATCAACGGCTTCACCAACAGCCCGAACGCCGGCATCGTCTTCGTGACCCTGAAACCGTTCGACGAACGTAAAGACCCGAGCATGTCCGCCGGTGCAATTGCCGGTGCCTTGAACGGCCAGTACGCGAACATTCAAGAGGCGTACATGGCGATCTTCCCGCCACCGCCGGTACAAGGTCTGGGCACCATTGGTGGTTTCCGCCTGCAAATCGAAGACCGGGGCAACCTGGGCTACGACGAGCTGTACAAAGAAACCATGAACATCATCAACAAAAGCCACAGCGTGCCGGAACTGGCCGGGCTGTTCACCAGCTACACCGTGAACGTTCCACAGGTCGATGCCGCCATCGACCGTGAAAAAGCCAAGACCCACGGGGTGGCCGTCAGCGACATCTTCGACACCCTGCAGATCTACCTGGGCTCGCTGTATGCCAACGACTTCAACCGTTTCGGGCGCACCTATCAGGTCAACGTTCAGGCTGAACAACAGTTCCGTCTCGAATCCGACCAGATCGGCCAGCTGAAAGTACGCAACAACAAAGGCGAAATGATCCCGCTGGCGACCTTCATCAAGGTCAGCGACACCTCGGGCCCGGATCGCGTGATGCACTACAACGGCTTCATCACCGCAGAAATCAACGGTGCGGCAGCTCCCGGTTACAGCTCCGGCCAGGCCGAGAAAGCCATCGAGAAACTGCTGAAAGATGAACTGCCAAACGGCATGACCTACGAGTGGACCGACCTGACCTACCAGCAGATTTTGTCCGGCAACACCGCGTTGTTCGTGTTCCCTCTCTGCGTATTGCTGGCGTTCCTGGTGCTCGCCGCTCAATACGAAAGCTGGAGCCTGCCATTGGCGGTAATCCTGATCGTACCGATGACGCTGCTGTCAGCTATCACCGGCGTGATCATCTCGGGGGGTGACAACAACATCTTCACCCAGATCGGTTTGATCGTACTGGTGGGACTTGCCTGTAAGAACGCGATTCTGATCGTCGAGTTTGCCAAGGACAAACAGGAAGAAGGCCTCAACCCGCTCGCTGCGGTACTGGAAGCCTGCCGTCTGCGTTTGCGGCCGATCCTGATGACCTCCTTCGCGTTCATCATGGGTGTGGTGCCACTGGTGTTCTCCAGCGGTGCCGGTGCCGAGATGCGTCATGCCATGGGTGTGGCAGTGTTCTCCGGGATGCTCGGGGTGACCTTCTTCGGTCTGTTGCTGACACCCGTGTTCTACGTACTGATCCGTAACTTTGTCGAACGCGGCGAGCAGCGCAAAGCGGCCAAGGCGCTCACTCTTCAAAAGCCACTGGAGGCGCACCAATGA